One genomic window of Brienomyrus brachyistius isolate T26 chromosome 16, BBRACH_0.4, whole genome shotgun sequence includes the following:
- the LOC125709533 gene encoding dermatopontin-like isoform X1, translating to MLSPKCAAFSNDKGSRLRWTFSPADTLLLLDVDPHLTLETVALDPPQRLAILVTDAPGFNFQCPHGELLVAVRSYFSAAEGSDRLWTFECQPPPHYLGEPTECWWDDINRAGMEWFSVCSKNAMVAGVQSQYFSSVLDREWQFYCCRYGRRCPYSCWRTTDVPEYYREEGDMTVPGYGYFIRGAQTTFSGVLRDRQWKYIVCRITDFDCEFENF from the exons ATGCTATCCCCGAAGTGTGCTGCATTCAGCAATGACAAAGGGTCACGGCTACGTTGGACATTTTCTCCAGCAGATACG TTACTCCTGTTGGATGTGGACCCTCATCTTACCCTGGAGACCGTGGCTCTCGATCCACCACAAAGACTTGCCATCCTGGTCACAGATGCACCA GGCTTCAACTTCCAGTGCCCCCACGGAGAGCTGCTGGTGGCCGTGAGGAGCTACTTCAGCGCAGCGGAAGGTTCTGACCGCCTGTGGACCTTTGAATGCCAGCCGCCCCCCCATTACTTGGGAGAGCCCACTGAGTGCTGGTGGGATGACATCAACCGTGCCGGCATGGAATG GTTCTCCGTGTGCTCCAAAAATGCCATGGTTGCTGGGGTTCAAAGTCAGTACTTCAGTTCAGTTTTGGACCGCGAGTGGCAGTTCTACTGTTGCAGATATGGCCGCCGATGTCCCTATTCCTGCTG GAGGACTACTGACGTTCCTGAATACTACAGGGAGGAGGGAGACATGACGGTGCCAGGCTATGGATATTTTATCAGGGGGGCGCAAACCACCTTCAGTGGTGTTCTCAG AGATCGGCAGTGGAAGTACATCGTATGCAGGATTACAGATTTTGATTGTGAATTTGAGAacttctaa
- the LOC125709533 gene encoding dermatopontin-like isoform X4, translated as MLSPKCAAFSNDKGSRLRWTFSPADTGFNFQCPHGELLVAVRSYFSAAEGSDRLWTFECQPPPHYLGEPTECWWDDINRAGMEWFSVCSKNAMVAGVQSQYFSSVLDREWQFYCCRYGRRCPYSCWRTTDVPEYYREEGDMTVPGYGYFIRGAQTTFSGVLRDRQWKYIVCRITDFDCEFENF; from the exons ATGCTATCCCCGAAGTGTGCTGCATTCAGCAATGACAAAGGGTCACGGCTACGTTGGACATTTTCTCCAGCAGATACG GGCTTCAACTTCCAGTGCCCCCACGGAGAGCTGCTGGTGGCCGTGAGGAGCTACTTCAGCGCAGCGGAAGGTTCTGACCGCCTGTGGACCTTTGAATGCCAGCCGCCCCCCCATTACTTGGGAGAGCCCACTGAGTGCTGGTGGGATGACATCAACCGTGCCGGCATGGAATG GTTCTCCGTGTGCTCCAAAAATGCCATGGTTGCTGGGGTTCAAAGTCAGTACTTCAGTTCAGTTTTGGACCGCGAGTGGCAGTTCTACTGTTGCAGATATGGCCGCCGATGTCCCTATTCCTGCTG GAGGACTACTGACGTTCCTGAATACTACAGGGAGGAGGGAGACATGACGGTGCCAGGCTATGGATATTTTATCAGGGGGGCGCAAACCACCTTCAGTGGTGTTCTCAG AGATCGGCAGTGGAAGTACATCGTATGCAGGATTACAGATTTTGATTGTGAATTTGAGAacttctaa
- the LOC125709533 gene encoding dermatopontin-like isoform X2, which translates to MSLSHSFLLHPQLLLLDVDPHLTLETVALDPPQRLAILVTDAPGFNFQCPHGELLVAVRSYFSAAEGSDRLWTFECQPPPHYLGEPTECWWDDINRAGMEWFSVCSKNAMVAGVQSQYFSSVLDREWQFYCCRYGRRCPYSCWRTTDVPEYYREEGDMTVPGYGYFIRGAQTTFSGVLRDRQWKYIVCRITDFDCEFENF; encoded by the exons ATGTCCCTTTCACACAGCTTCCTCTTGCATCCACAGTTACTCCTGTTGGATGTGGACCCTCATCTTACCCTGGAGACCGTGGCTCTCGATCCACCACAAAGACTTGCCATCCTGGTCACAGATGCACCA GGCTTCAACTTCCAGTGCCCCCACGGAGAGCTGCTGGTGGCCGTGAGGAGCTACTTCAGCGCAGCGGAAGGTTCTGACCGCCTGTGGACCTTTGAATGCCAGCCGCCCCCCCATTACTTGGGAGAGCCCACTGAGTGCTGGTGGGATGACATCAACCGTGCCGGCATGGAATG GTTCTCCGTGTGCTCCAAAAATGCCATGGTTGCTGGGGTTCAAAGTCAGTACTTCAGTTCAGTTTTGGACCGCGAGTGGCAGTTCTACTGTTGCAGATATGGCCGCCGATGTCCCTATTCCTGCTG GAGGACTACTGACGTTCCTGAATACTACAGGGAGGAGGGAGACATGACGGTGCCAGGCTATGGATATTTTATCAGGGGGGCGCAAACCACCTTCAGTGGTGTTCTCAG AGATCGGCAGTGGAAGTACATCGTATGCAGGATTACAGATTTTGATTGTGAATTTGAGAacttctaa
- the LOC125709533 gene encoding dermatopontin-like isoform X3, producing the protein MSPSILLLALHLLTVVSGQPVYDEDWVNMFQQGFNFQCPHGELLVAVRSYFSAAEGSDRLWTFECQPPPHYLGEPTECWWDDINRAGMEWFSVCSKNAMVAGVQSQYFSSVLDREWQFYCCRYGRRCPYSCWRTTDVPEYYREEGDMTVPGYGYFIRGAQTTFSGVLRDRQWKYIVCRITDFDCEFENF; encoded by the exons ATGAGCCCCAGCATCTTGCTGCTGGCGTTGCACCTTCTGACTGTGGTGTCAGGGCAGCCTGTGTATGATGAGGACTGGGTCAACATGTTCCAACAGGGCTTCAACTTCCAGTGCCCCCACGGAGAGCTGCTGGTGGCCGTGAGGAGCTACTTCAGCGCAGCGGAAGGTTCTGACCGCCTGTGGACCTTTGAATGCCAGCCGCCCCCCCATTACTTGGGAGAGCCCACTGAGTGCTGGTGGGATGACATCAACCGTGCCGGCATGGAATG GTTCTCCGTGTGCTCCAAAAATGCCATGGTTGCTGGGGTTCAAAGTCAGTACTTCAGTTCAGTTTTGGACCGCGAGTGGCAGTTCTACTGTTGCAGATATGGCCGCCGATGTCCCTATTCCTGCTG GAGGACTACTGACGTTCCTGAATACTACAGGGAGGAGGGAGACATGACGGTGCCAGGCTATGGATATTTTATCAGGGGGGCGCAAACCACCTTCAGTGGTGTTCTCAG AGATCGGCAGTGGAAGTACATCGTATGCAGGATTACAGATTTTGATTGTGAATTTGAGAacttctaa